The Deltaproteobacteria bacterium genome window below encodes:
- a CDS encoding NAD+ synthase: MRIALAQVNPTVGDLAGNRRLVEEAAAKAAAAGAELVLLPELVLSGYPPMDLLEREGFVEDQLRELAALEPASRRIAIALGAVLPVEPHGGKGLGNCAVLLAGGRRAAVQAKTLLPTYDVFDESRYFAPATSRLPATLAGIALGLTVCEDGWVDRVAYGLDPTGELAARGVRLVLNLSASPWHQGKPAERRSLFAGLARRHRVPIAFCNQVGGNDELIFDGGSFLVDAEGRIRASLPLFEPALEVLDLDAPPAPIAPDAVAEPIGAAQLEAGLVLAIRDYFRKQSLPPGAVVGLSGGIDSALTAHLAVEALGADRVLGVLMPGPFSSPHSIEDARALGRALGIETRLVDIRPVYEEYRRVFGGLFGVREDYGLTQQNIQSRIRGAILMAISNEERRLVLATGNKSELSIGYCTLYGDTVGGLAVLGDVYKRDVYALARHANRHGERIPQSSIDKPPSAELAPGQRDEDDLPPYPVLDAVLEQAIEGGRGADEIEPPPGVGREEVRRIVRQLDRNEYKRRQAPLVLRTSRKAFGSGRRLPIVHRYEG, translated from the coding sequence GTGCGCATCGCCCTCGCCCAGGTGAACCCCACGGTCGGCGACCTCGCGGGCAACCGCCGGCTCGTCGAGGAGGCCGCCGCCAAGGCGGCGGCGGCCGGTGCGGAGCTGGTGCTGCTCCCCGAGCTGGTGCTGAGCGGCTATCCGCCCATGGACCTCCTCGAGCGCGAGGGCTTCGTCGAGGACCAGCTCCGCGAGCTCGCGGCGCTCGAGCCCGCCTCGCGGCGCATCGCGATCGCGCTCGGCGCCGTGCTGCCGGTGGAGCCGCACGGCGGCAAGGGGCTCGGCAACTGCGCCGTGCTGCTGGCCGGCGGCCGGCGCGCCGCCGTGCAGGCCAAGACCCTGCTGCCGACCTACGACGTGTTCGACGAGAGCCGCTACTTCGCTCCCGCCACGAGCCGCCTGCCGGCGACGCTCGCGGGGATCGCCCTCGGCCTCACGGTGTGCGAGGACGGCTGGGTGGACCGCGTGGCCTACGGCCTCGACCCCACCGGCGAGCTCGCGGCGCGCGGCGTGCGCCTGGTCCTGAACCTGTCGGCCTCGCCCTGGCACCAGGGAAAGCCCGCCGAGCGGCGCTCGCTCTTCGCGGGCCTGGCCCGCCGGCATCGCGTTCCGATCGCCTTCTGCAACCAGGTCGGGGGCAACGACGAGCTCATCTTCGACGGCGGCTCCTTCCTGGTCGACGCCGAGGGCCGGATCCGGGCCTCGCTGCCGCTCTTCGAGCCCGCGCTCGAGGTGCTCGACCTGGACGCACCACCGGCTCCGATCGCGCCCGACGCGGTCGCCGAGCCGATCGGCGCGGCGCAGCTCGAGGCGGGCCTGGTGCTCGCGATCCGCGACTACTTCCGCAAGCAGAGCCTGCCGCCGGGCGCGGTCGTCGGCCTCTCGGGCGGGATCGACTCGGCGCTGACCGCGCACCTCGCCGTCGAGGCGCTCGGCGCCGATCGCGTGCTCGGCGTGCTGATGCCGGGCCCGTTCTCGTCGCCCCACAGCATCGAGGATGCGCGTGCGCTCGGGCGCGCGCTCGGCATCGAGACCCGGCTCGTCGACATCCGGCCCGTCTACGAGGAGTACCGGCGCGTCTTCGGCGGGCTCTTCGGCGTGCGCGAGGACTACGGCCTCACCCAGCAGAACATCCAGTCGCGGATCCGGGGCGCGATCCTGATGGCGATCTCGAACGAGGAGCGCCGCCTGGTGCTCGCCACCGGCAACAAGAGCGAGCTCTCGATCGGCTACTGCACGCTCTACGGCGACACCGTGGGCGGCCTCGCCGTCCTCGGCGACGTCTACAAGCGCGACGTCTACGCGCTGGCCCGCCACGCCAACCGCCACGGCGAGCGGATCCCGCAGAGCAGCATCGACAAGCCGCCCTCGGCCGAGCTGGCGCCCGGCCAGCGCGACGAGGACGACCTGCCGCCCTACCCGGTCCTCGACGCGGTGCTCGAGCAGGCCATCGAGGGCGGCCGCGGAGCCGACGAGATCGAGCCGCCGCCGGGCGTCGGCCGCGAGGAGGTGCGCCGCATCGTGCGCCAGCTCGACCGCAACGAGTACAAGCGCCGCCAGGCGCCGCTCGTGCTGCGCACGTCCCGCAAGGCCTTCGGCAGCGGGCGGCGCCTGCCGATCGTCCACCGCTACGAGGGCTGA
- a CDS encoding alpha/beta hydrolase, with protein MSEIVGPTSHFFVSQRLRLHYVDWGNEGAPPLVLVHGGRDHARNWDWVARELRRDWHVVAPDLRGHGDSGWAIGGMYAVADFVLDLANLIDALRVERVHLVGHSLGGAVSLMYTGVFPERVAKLVAIEGLGPPPKLLARLRERQPWERMQDWVQQMRGLAARLPRRYESLEAAAARMREENSFLSEEQALHLTVHGVNRNEDGTYSWKFDNYVRAFAPYRFDVDDMRALWGRIECPTLLVRGADSWASDPVVDGRIEPFRNAHATTIADAGHWVHHDQMREFLRVLQGFFAEAEGGAGG; from the coding sequence ATGTCGGAGATCGTCGGTCCTACCTCCCACTTCTTCGTCTCGCAACGCCTGCGGCTCCACTACGTGGACTGGGGCAACGAGGGCGCCCCGCCGCTCGTGCTGGTGCACGGCGGGCGCGACCACGCCCGCAACTGGGACTGGGTGGCGCGCGAGCTGCGCCGCGACTGGCACGTGGTGGCGCCGGACCTGCGCGGCCACGGCGACAGCGGCTGGGCGATCGGCGGCATGTACGCGGTCGCGGACTTCGTGCTCGACCTCGCCAACCTGATCGACGCGCTGCGCGTGGAGCGCGTGCACCTGGTCGGCCACTCGCTCGGGGGCGCCGTGAGCCTGATGTACACGGGCGTGTTCCCGGAGCGGGTGGCGAAGCTGGTCGCGATCGAGGGGCTGGGCCCGCCGCCGAAGCTCCTCGCGCGGCTCCGGGAGCGCCAGCCCTGGGAGCGCATGCAGGACTGGGTGCAGCAGATGCGCGGGCTCGCGGCACGCCTGCCGCGCCGCTACGAGAGCCTGGAAGCCGCCGCTGCCCGCATGCGCGAGGAGAACTCCTTCCTCTCCGAGGAACAGGCGCTTCATCTCACCGTGCATGGCGTCAACCGCAACGAGGACGGCACCTACTCCTGGAAGTTCGACAACTACGTGCGCGCCTTCGCGCCGTACCGCTTCGACGTCGATGACATGCGCGCGCTCTGGGGGCGCATCGAGTGTCCGACCCTGCTCGTGCGGGGTGCCGACTCCTGGGCGAGCGATCCGGTCGTGGACGGGCGCATCGAGCCCTTCCGCAACGCGCACGCGACGACGATCGCCGACGCAGGCCACTGGGTTCACCATGATCAGATGCGGGAGTTCCTGCGGGTGCTACAGGGGTTCTTCGCGGAGGCCGAGGGCGGGGCTGGCGGATGA
- a CDS encoding MaoC family dehydratase produces MADSLVIPSVSALKSFVGQRVGPSDWMTVGQEQIDAFARATGDHQWIHVDVERARRESPFGGPIAHGYLTIALAPVLLPRLVEVKGARLAMNYGLERMRLPAPVPAGARVRLSAELKNVRELPSGAAHTTIHLVFEVEGGDKPVCTADAIYLYFP; encoded by the coding sequence ATGGCCGACTCCCTCGTCATCCCGAGCGTCTCGGCGCTGAAGAGCTTCGTCGGCCAGCGCGTCGGGCCCTCGGACTGGATGACGGTCGGGCAGGAGCAGATCGACGCCTTCGCCCGCGCCACCGGCGACCACCAGTGGATCCACGTCGACGTCGAGCGCGCGCGCCGCGAGTCGCCCTTCGGCGGCCCGATCGCGCACGGCTATCTCACGATCGCGCTGGCCCCCGTCCTGCTGCCCCGGCTCGTCGAGGTGAAGGGCGCGCGGCTGGCGATGAACTACGGGCTCGAGAGGATGCGCCTCCCCGCCCCGGTGCCCGCGGGCGCCCGCGTCCGCCTCAGCGCCGAGCTCAAGAACGTGCGCGAGCTGCCGAGCGGCGCCGCGCACACCACGATCCACCTCGTCTTCGAGGTCGAGGGCGGTGACAAGCCCGTGTGTACCGCCGACGCGATCTACCTCTACTTTCCCTGA
- a CDS encoding GNAT family N-acetyltransferase: MLEIEVRRLRPEERRAAAGVAARGMRDNPIHVAAFGADPDRRVAALERLFRALFAVVPEPPRVAVRAGFVVGVCGAVPPGACRMPASALARAALALLRSGPRPFARSLRWLEAWAARDPQAPHWHVGPVSVEGGLQGLGIGSRLLADLAEALDAGGAHAWLETDKPENVVFYRRAGFEVAKEARVLDVPCWFMARPPAGPLRHP, translated from the coding sequence ATGCTCGAGATCGAGGTGCGGCGCCTGCGGCCCGAGGAGCGCCGGGCGGCGGCCGGCGTCGCCGCGCGCGGCATGCGCGACAACCCGATCCACGTGGCGGCCTTCGGCGCGGACCCCGACCGGCGTGTCGCCGCGCTCGAGCGGCTGTTCCGGGCGCTCTTCGCCGTGGTGCCGGAGCCCCCGCGTGTGGCCGTGCGCGCCGGCTTCGTGGTCGGGGTGTGCGGCGCCGTGCCGCCGGGTGCGTGCCGCATGCCGGCATCCGCGCTCGCCCGGGCCGCTCTCGCACTCCTGCGCAGTGGTCCTCGCCCCTTCGCGCGGAGCCTGCGCTGGCTCGAGGCGTGGGCCGCGCGCGACCCGCAGGCTCCGCACTGGCACGTGGGGCCCGTCTCCGTCGAGGGCGGGCTCCAGGGCCTCGGCATCGGGAGCCGGCTGCTCGCGGATCTCGCCGAAGCGCTCGACGCGGGCGGCGCGCACGCCTGGCTCGAGACCGACAAGCCCGAGAACGTGGTCTTCTACAGACGCGCCGGCTTCGAGGTCGCGAAGGAAGCCCGCGTCCTCGACGTCCCCTGCTGGTTCATGGCACGACCGCCCGCCGGACCCCTCCGGCACCCGTGA
- a CDS encoding DUF1329 domain-containing protein codes for MRGTLRSLRFVLSLLYLVVWPAMSAQPAEEGAPLPPAAGGPWFLPPEGACTPGGGLRLAAGDDAVASFPWAPGDALALAQVEALRRFLPKPLWDYRERFFYEGMRLEIGPCYRDYSPPAFFQDASRGSASAPTLARDGGLAGWSAGFAFPPDTIDPADPQAGTKWAWNAATRYQGAGFRGRFRVVDLLGRVGRAEPFEGEIFRMQLTHRADLPDQGFATAFAKDNWWVAGGRFFEPTNAREFAWRQYRNEDALAKAARTDDLIAYLPTWRRVRRIPAVHVEGLYMPSFSVGVAPAQQLTVGGGAAGAGGGVVSAGGVGAEGGTLQTRRSGFEGQEIRPLLWDWQLHGVQDLLAPINIMSPMYPAEENREFGPWGLSFASDRWDLRRALVLEGRIKGKPGERGEARVLWYFDLQTLVPLYYMAYDAKDEPIDVGVFASRWSEDRPDYPRWPDDPKRPLRVLDSMGAAFANLAEDGSWRRESWNLVATPPPDQQLEKMTSSSDLTKGR; via the coding sequence GTGCGCGGTACGCTCCGTTCCCTGCGATTCGTCCTGTCGCTGCTCTACCTCGTCGTCTGGCCTGCGATGTCGGCGCAGCCGGCGGAGGAGGGCGCGCCGCTTCCGCCGGCCGCTGGCGGCCCCTGGTTCCTCCCCCCCGAAGGCGCCTGCACGCCCGGCGGCGGGCTGCGCCTCGCCGCCGGAGACGATGCCGTGGCGTCGTTTCCGTGGGCACCCGGCGACGCGCTCGCCCTCGCGCAGGTCGAGGCGCTCCGCCGCTTCCTCCCGAAGCCGCTCTGGGACTACCGCGAGCGCTTCTTCTACGAGGGCATGCGCCTCGAGATCGGGCCTTGCTACCGGGACTACTCGCCACCGGCCTTCTTCCAGGACGCGAGCCGGGGATCCGCTTCCGCGCCGACCCTGGCACGAGACGGCGGCCTCGCGGGCTGGAGCGCCGGCTTCGCCTTTCCGCCCGACACGATCGATCCCGCCGACCCCCAGGCCGGCACGAAGTGGGCCTGGAACGCGGCGACCCGCTACCAGGGCGCGGGCTTCCGCGGGCGCTTCCGGGTCGTCGACCTGCTCGGTCGCGTCGGTCGCGCCGAGCCCTTCGAGGGCGAGATCTTCCGGATGCAGCTCACGCATCGCGCGGACCTGCCCGACCAGGGGTTCGCCACCGCGTTCGCGAAGGACAACTGGTGGGTCGCTGGTGGCCGCTTCTTCGAGCCGACCAACGCGCGCGAGTTCGCCTGGCGGCAGTACCGCAACGAAGACGCGCTCGCGAAGGCCGCGCGCACCGACGACCTGATCGCCTATCTCCCGACCTGGCGGCGGGTGCGGCGGATCCCGGCTGTTCACGTCGAAGGCCTCTACATGCCCTCGTTCAGCGTGGGCGTCGCGCCTGCGCAGCAGCTCACGGTCGGCGGCGGTGCGGCCGGCGCGGGCGGCGGCGTGGTATCGGCCGGCGGCGTCGGCGCCGAGGGCGGCACTCTCCAGACCCGGCGCAGCGGCTTCGAGGGCCAGGAGATCCGCCCCCTGCTCTGGGACTGGCAGCTGCATGGCGTCCAGGACCTGCTCGCCCCCATCAACATCATGAGCCCGATGTATCCAGCCGAGGAGAACCGCGAGTTCGGGCCGTGGGGTCTCTCGTTCGCGAGCGACCGTTGGGATCTGCGCCGCGCGCTGGTGCTGGAGGGACGCATCAAGGGCAAGCCCGGCGAGCGCGGCGAGGCGCGCGTGCTGTGGTACTTCGACCTCCAGACGCTCGTGCCGCTCTACTACATGGCCTACGACGCGAAGGACGAGCCGATCGACGTCGGCGTCTTCGCGAGCCGCTGGAGCGAGGACCGTCCCGACTACCCGCGCTGGCCCGACGACCCGAAGCGGCCGCTGCGGGTGCTCGATTCGATGGGGGCGGCCTTCGCGAACCTCGCCGAGGACGGCAGCTGGCGCCGCGAATCGTGGAACCTGGTCGCGACGCCGCCGCCCGACCAGCAGCTCGAGAAGATGACGTCGTCGTCGGATCTGACGAAGGGACGCTGA
- a CDS encoding DHH family phosphoesterase, with the protein MNRRIIVCDGAELARLWSRIGAADSEELTWVPREDESRARPQGFRALQGGLVPEAIAKLNPKEGDVFGIVSEEPGFVRQAVAVLNDAVPQAPVLVLSDELEPGQLLPHRCLRLGRLRSLIRDDFDEEFDHLANLRRVTEIRELLELREKIAILLQPDPDPDGIACGVALRALLGRKSTSTPLVSFGAVKRPENRAMVAALGIEVRTVTPAELAEFDSLTLVDVQPTVFGEGAPPHVLSVDVVIDHHPERSGYEARIRDIRPSYGATSTILTEYVRAAGAEVRPKLATALLYGIKSDTQLLGRETSGRDIQSFAFLHALHSPALLRRIERPALPVGGLRALGRSLARTAVEDGIHMLVLGRVREDVIPQVADLGLQAEGAEWSVAAGIVGGDLVFSVRNVGYVRAAGEVVRAVVEGLGVGGGHRTMAKGIIPLKAFRKTYHKADHATIRKALHEAFVRAIHRDGE; encoded by the coding sequence TTGAACCGCCGGATCATCGTCTGCGATGGCGCCGAGCTCGCACGGCTGTGGAGCCGGATCGGAGCGGCGGACAGCGAGGAGCTCACCTGGGTCCCGCGGGAGGATGAGTCGCGCGCCCGGCCCCAGGGCTTTCGCGCCCTCCAGGGGGGGCTGGTTCCCGAGGCGATCGCGAAGCTGAACCCCAAGGAAGGGGACGTCTTCGGGATCGTCTCGGAGGAGCCGGGCTTCGTGCGCCAGGCCGTGGCGGTGCTGAACGACGCGGTGCCACAGGCCCCCGTCCTGGTGCTCTCGGACGAGCTCGAGCCCGGGCAGCTCCTGCCGCACCGCTGCCTGCGCCTGGGCCGGCTGCGCTCGCTGATCCGCGACGACTTCGACGAGGAGTTCGACCACCTCGCCAACCTGCGCCGCGTGACCGAGATCCGCGAGCTGCTCGAGCTGCGCGAGAAGATCGCGATCCTGCTCCAGCCCGACCCCGACCCCGACGGCATCGCCTGCGGCGTGGCGCTCCGTGCGCTGCTCGGGCGCAAGAGCACGAGCACGCCGCTGGTCTCCTTCGGCGCGGTGAAGCGGCCCGAGAACCGTGCCATGGTCGCCGCCCTCGGCATCGAGGTGCGCACCGTGACCCCTGCCGAGCTCGCGGAGTTCGACAGCCTGACGCTCGTCGACGTCCAGCCGACGGTCTTCGGCGAGGGCGCACCACCGCATGTGCTCTCGGTGGACGTCGTGATCGATCACCACCCGGAGCGCAGCGGCTACGAGGCGCGCATCCGCGACATCCGGCCGTCCTACGGCGCCACCTCGACGATCCTCACCGAGTACGTGCGTGCGGCGGGCGCGGAGGTCCGGCCCAAGCTCGCGACCGCGTTGCTCTACGGCATCAAGAGCGACACGCAGCTGCTCGGCCGCGAGACCAGCGGCCGCGACATCCAGAGCTTCGCGTTCCTGCACGCGCTGCACAGCCCCGCGCTGCTGCGCCGCATCGAGCGCCCGGCGCTGCCGGTCGGTGGCCTGCGCGCGCTCGGGCGCTCGCTCGCCCGCACCGCCGTCGAGGACGGCATCCACATGCTGGTGCTCGGCCGGGTGCGCGAGGACGTGATCCCGCAGGTCGCGGACCTGGGCCTCCAGGCGGAGGGCGCCGAGTGGTCGGTGGCCGCCGGCATCGTGGGTGGAGACCTGGTCTTCTCGGTACGCAACGTCGGCTACGTGCGCGCTGCCGGCGAGGTGGTGCGGGCCGTCGTCGAGGGCCTCGGCGTGGGGGGCGGCCATCGCACGATGGCCAAGGGCATCATCCCGCTCAAGGCCTTCCGCAAGACCTACCACAAGGCCGACCACGCCACGATCCGTAAGGCCCTCCACGAGGCCTTCGTCCGCGCGATCCACCGCGACGGCGAGTAG
- the nrfH gene encoding cytochrome c nitrite reductase small subunit, whose amino-acid sequence MIRRWDRSWLAVAALVGAVGGLGAFTFGYAEGLAYLSDDPRACANCHVMNEPFEGWQKGPHHAVATCNDCHVPHTFVGRWLSKGLNGFHHSKAFTLQGFHEPIRITPRNAAALQASCLHCHGDFVHEITAARRDAAGADEVRCVHCHRNAGHGPSEGEGGMAASRSVSPWLAAGVAIAAAAAAAGIAALLVDIDRRKAEARDPYLKLVRVGEETTDPAPWGTNWPRQYDSYRRTADATRTRYGGSEGAPARSRLEKDPWLVRMFAGYAFALDFRERRGHAYMLYDQEQTRRITERLQPGACLHCHASVIPTYRRLGAGNVHEGFVALGKLPYAEAHAEVVATGSMDPVARGATQEFEHVPGAHPVSCVDCHDPRTMALRVTRPGFLAGIAALAAGSAPVPHLPSVGRWRAGDRARPYDPNVDASRQELRSFACGQCHVEYYCGPKLTLFFPWAEGLRVEQVEAVYDATRFDDGHRFYDWQHAETGAELLKAQHPEFETWSQGVHARAGVACADCHMPYQREGALKVSDHWVRSPLLNVARACQPCHPVAESELLARVATIQDRTDALMERAAVAQIDMLDAIVAARAAGAGDTRLGEVLELQRRAQWRLDFVNAENSMGFHAPQETARVLGEAIDYARQAQLRAAALGR is encoded by the coding sequence GTGATCCGGCGGTGGGATCGCTCGTGGCTGGCGGTGGCGGCTCTCGTGGGCGCCGTGGGGGGGCTCGGAGCCTTCACCTTCGGGTACGCCGAGGGGCTCGCGTACCTGAGCGACGACCCCCGCGCCTGCGCGAACTGCCACGTCATGAACGAGCCGTTCGAGGGCTGGCAGAAGGGCCCCCATCACGCGGTCGCCACCTGCAACGACTGCCACGTCCCCCATACCTTCGTCGGCCGGTGGCTGTCGAAGGGGCTGAACGGCTTCCATCACAGCAAGGCCTTCACGCTCCAGGGCTTCCACGAGCCGATCCGGATCACGCCGCGCAACGCCGCGGCGCTCCAGGCCTCCTGTCTCCACTGCCACGGCGACTTCGTGCACGAGATCACCGCCGCGCGCCGGGACGCCGCCGGCGCCGACGAGGTGCGCTGTGTGCACTGTCACCGCAACGCCGGACACGGACCGAGCGAAGGGGAGGGTGGCATGGCCGCTTCGCGTTCTGTTTCCCCCTGGCTCGCCGCCGGCGTGGCGATCGCCGCCGCGGCTGCAGCCGCCGGCATCGCCGCGCTGCTGGTCGACATCGACCGGCGCAAGGCGGAGGCGCGCGATCCCTACCTGAAGCTCGTGCGGGTCGGTGAGGAGACGACCGATCCGGCGCCGTGGGGCACGAACTGGCCGCGCCAGTACGACTCCTACCGCCGCACCGCCGATGCGACCCGGACACGCTACGGCGGCAGCGAGGGCGCGCCGGCCCGGTCGCGACTCGAGAAGGACCCGTGGCTGGTGCGGATGTTCGCGGGCTACGCCTTCGCGCTCGACTTCCGCGAGCGGCGCGGGCACGCCTACATGCTCTACGACCAGGAACAGACCCGACGCATCACCGAGCGCCTGCAGCCCGGCGCGTGTCTGCACTGCCATGCGTCGGTGATCCCGACCTACCGGCGCCTCGGCGCGGGCAACGTGCACGAGGGCTTCGTGGCGCTGGGCAAGCTCCCCTACGCGGAGGCCCACGCCGAGGTGGTCGCGACCGGCTCGATGGACCCCGTCGCGCGCGGCGCGACGCAGGAGTTCGAGCACGTGCCCGGCGCGCACCCGGTGAGCTGCGTCGACTGCCACGATCCGCGTACGATGGCGCTGCGCGTGACGCGCCCTGGCTTCCTCGCGGGCATCGCCGCGCTGGCGGCCGGCTCCGCCCCGGTGCCGCACCTGCCGAGCGTCGGGCGCTGGCGCGCCGGCGACCGCGCGCGCCCCTACGACCCCAACGTCGACGCGTCCCGCCAGGAGCTGCGCTCCTTCGCCTGCGGCCAGTGTCACGTCGAGTACTACTGTGGCCCGAAGCTGACCTTGTTCTTCCCGTGGGCCGAGGGCCTGCGCGTCGAGCAGGTCGAGGCGGTCTACGACGCTACCCGCTTCGACGACGGCCATCGCTTCTACGACTGGCAGCACGCCGAGACCGGCGCCGAGCTGCTGAAGGCACAGCACCCGGAGTTCGAGACCTGGAGCCAGGGCGTCCACGCCCGCGCCGGAGTCGCCTGCGCCGACTGTCACATGCCCTACCAGCGCGAAGGCGCCCTCAAGGTGAGCGACCACTGGGTGCGCAGCCCGCTCCTCAACGTGGCGCGCGCCTGCCAGCCCTGCCATCCGGTGGCGGAGAGCGAGCTCCTGGCGCGCGTCGCCACGATCCAGGACCGCACCGACGCACTGATGGAGCGCGCCGCGGTCGCGCAGATCGACATGCTGGACGCGATCGTCGCCGCCCGGGCTGCGGGCGCCGGCGACACCCGGCTCGGGGAGGTGCTCGAGCTCCAGCGCCGGGCGCAATGGCGGCTCGACTTCGTGAACGCCGAGAACTCCATGGGCTTCCACGCGCCCCAGGAGACGGCGCGTGTGCTGGGTGAGGCGATCGACTACGCGCGCCAGGCACAGCTGCGCGCAGCCGCGCTCGGGCGCTGA
- a CDS encoding acyl-CoA synthetase — protein sequence MDWNFADLFELVADTVPDRRALAHGVAGPTRTWRELDRNANALARHLARSHQPNDKLAIYAYNRPEFIETLLAALKARLVPVNVNYRYREEELVYLLDNADATAVVYEAEFADRIAKVRDRLPKVREWIEIQDGDAAGASAIPYQEIVGAGTDERLDVRRDPADLIFMYTGGTTGMPKGVMWEHRALYHSLGGGGNVVLGEKASESPAEHAGRVAQEGRAQRLLPACPLMHGTGLFTALNALGGGGTIVTSASKALDAEELWSTVEARGVNACSIVGDAFAKPMLKALQENPGRWDLSKFLLMVSSGVMWSPPVKQALLEHIPHALLYDSFGSSEAVGFGVELTTKTSTVSLGKFRIGPNCKVFTPEGKEVEPGSGEPGFIARSGPIPLGYYKDEKKSAETFKTYQDRRWSIPGDWCTVNADGTIVLHGRGSVCINTAGEKVYPEEVEEALKTHPAVADAIVVGVPDEKWGEAVTGVVRLEAGRSTSEQELRTHVRERLAGYKTPKRIVFSEATLRAPNGKADYKGAKALALGS from the coding sequence ATGGACTGGAACTTCGCGGACCTCTTCGAGCTCGTCGCCGACACCGTCCCCGACCGCCGGGCCCTCGCCCACGGCGTCGCCGGGCCGACCCGCACCTGGCGCGAGCTCGACCGCAACGCGAACGCGCTGGCCCGCCACCTCGCGCGCAGCCACCAGCCGAACGACAAGCTCGCGATCTACGCCTACAACCGGCCCGAGTTCATCGAGACCCTGCTCGCCGCGCTGAAGGCCCGGCTGGTCCCGGTCAACGTCAACTACCGCTACCGCGAGGAGGAGCTCGTCTACCTGCTCGACAACGCCGACGCCACCGCCGTCGTCTACGAGGCCGAGTTCGCCGACCGGATCGCGAAGGTGCGCGACCGGCTGCCGAAGGTCCGGGAATGGATCGAGATCCAGGACGGCGACGCGGCAGGCGCATCCGCGATCCCTTACCAGGAGATCGTCGGCGCGGGGACCGACGAGCGCCTCGACGTCCGGCGCGACCCGGCCGACCTGATCTTCATGTACACGGGCGGCACCACCGGCATGCCGAAGGGCGTGATGTGGGAGCACCGCGCGCTCTACCACTCGCTCGGCGGTGGCGGCAACGTCGTGCTCGGCGAGAAGGCGAGCGAGAGCCCGGCCGAGCACGCCGGGCGCGTCGCCCAGGAGGGGCGCGCGCAGCGGCTGCTCCCGGCCTGCCCGCTGATGCACGGCACGGGGCTCTTCACCGCGCTCAACGCCCTCGGCGGCGGCGGCACGATCGTGACCAGCGCGAGCAAGGCGCTGGACGCCGAGGAGCTCTGGTCGACGGTCGAGGCGCGTGGGGTCAACGCCTGCTCGATCGTCGGCGACGCCTTCGCGAAGCCCATGCTGAAGGCGCTGCAGGAGAATCCGGGCCGCTGGGACCTGTCGAAGTTCCTGCTCATGGTGTCGTCGGGCGTGATGTGGAGCCCGCCCGTCAAACAGGCGCTCCTCGAGCACATCCCGCACGCGCTGCTCTACGACTCGTTCGGCTCGAGCGAGGCGGTGGGCTTCGGCGTCGAGCTGACGACGAAGACGAGCACGGTTTCGCTCGGCAAGTTCCGGATCGGGCCGAACTGCAAGGTGTTCACTCCCGAGGGCAAGGAGGTGGAGCCGGGCAGCGGCGAGCCCGGCTTCATCGCCCGCTCCGGCCCGATCCCGCTCGGCTACTACAAGGACGAGAAGAAGAGCGCCGAGACCTTCAAGACCTACCAGGACCGCCGCTGGTCGATCCCCGGTGACTGGTGCACGGTCAACGCCGACGGCACGATCGTGCTCCACGGGCGCGGCTCGGTGTGCATCAACACCGCCGGCGAGAAGGTCTACCCCGAGGAGGTCGAGGAGGCGCTGAAGACCCATCCCGCCGTCGCCGACGCGATCGTGGTCGGAGTGCCCGACGAGAAGTGGGGCGAGGCGGTGACCGGCGTGGTCCGCCTCGAGGCGGGGCGGAGCACGAGCGAGCAGGAGCTGCGCACGCACGTGCGCGAGCGGCTCGCCGGCTACAAGACCCCGAAGCGGATCGTCTTCAGCGAGGCCACGCTGCGGGCGCCGAACGGCAAGGCGGACTACAAGGGCGCGAAGGCGCTGGCGCTCGGAAGCTAG